The Paenibacillus macerans genome includes a window with the following:
- a CDS encoding LysR family transcriptional regulator, protein MNIQQLKCFVSLAETLNFSTTAEKLNLTQPAVSHNIKSLENELGIILFVRNKRTVNLTLAGNSFYEDMEGLLFRLDQSIKKAKLLSEKYESTLVIGYTETVFEKQVLPDIIRRFKERYPQIQIQLKKSNLTREKEDLLNQKFDIIFTSEDNLGKDIDFCFYPVLKGAYVCVLPKNHPIANESMLDIEQLNHQAIILFDEHQSPPTLKRMNRKIIENCPDSIYTYGDTINTVHTMIKSDLGVSVLPDFVIGEDNEIAFVPLSYTEEVVYGIACLRSEQRLEVKRWISTIKELFT, encoded by the coding sequence ATGAATATTCAGCAACTAAAGTGCTTTGTTTCTCTTGCCGAGACCCTGAATTTTTCAACAACGGCTGAGAAATTAAATTTGACACAACCTGCTGTAAGCCACAATATAAAAAGTTTAGAAAATGAGCTGGGAATCATTTTATTTGTCCGCAACAAAAGGACCGTTAATTTGACTTTAGCCGGCAATAGCTTTTACGAAGATATGGAAGGACTGCTATTTAGATTAGACCAATCCATTAAGAAAGCAAAACTGCTCTCGGAAAAATATGAAAGCACTTTGGTTATCGGATACACGGAGACTGTTTTTGAGAAGCAAGTTTTGCCGGACATTATTAGGCGGTTTAAGGAAAGATACCCGCAGATTCAGATTCAGTTGAAGAAGTCTAATTTGACCAGAGAGAAAGAAGACTTGTTAAACCAAAAGTTTGATATCATATTTACTTCGGAAGATAATTTGGGAAAGGACATTGATTTTTGTTTTTATCCAGTACTTAAAGGGGCCTATGTTTGTGTACTGCCCAAAAATCATCCTATTGCGAATGAAAGTATGTTGGACATCGAACAATTAAATCATCAAGCGATCATTTTATTTGACGAACACCAATCCCCTCCAACACTAAAAAGGATGAACAGGAAAATTATTGAGAATTGTCCCGATTCCATTTATACCTATGGAGATACCATAAATACAGTACATACCATGATAAAAAGCGATCTTGGCGTTTCGGTTCTGCCGGACTTTGTGATTGGAGAGGACAATGAGATCGCCTTTGTTCCCTTAAGCTATACTGAAGAAGTGGTTTACGGTATTGCGTGCCTTAGAAGCGAACAGCGCTTAGAAGTAAAACGCTGGATTTCAACTATAAAAGAGTTGTTCACTTAA